From Nitrospinota bacterium, a single genomic window includes:
- the modC gene encoding molybdenum ABC transporter ATP-binding protein has protein sequence MIRASFQTRLPSGFELKFELEAPETGFTAIFGPSGSGKTTAMRCMAGLHMAEQGYFRVGQSTWQESARELFTPPHQRAVGYVFQDARLFPHLTARDNLMYGHKRIPGDRRKIEFAQVAEWLGLEPLLDRWPESLSGGQKQRVAIGRALLTSPELMLFDEPLASLDAEGKREILAGLEILHTKLSIPAMYVTHSLDEALRLADHIAVVQAGNTIASGPAIEMAARIDLPLGRGDDAGAVIESDRVEHDGKYALTWLYFDGGKIAVPLMKAAAGSRARARILARDVGLALQRPERTSLLNILEARVERIATLDEASVMVRLMVGGTPLLSKITRKSAETLELREGTPVYAMVKSVSMAKQA, from the coding sequence ATGATACGCGCCAGTTTTCAAACGCGGCTGCCGTCCGGCTTTGAGCTTAAGTTTGAGCTTGAAGCTCCTGAAACGGGATTCACCGCCATTTTCGGCCCCTCCGGCTCCGGCAAGACCACGGCGATGCGTTGCATGGCCGGGCTTCACATGGCGGAACAGGGCTATTTCCGGGTGGGCCAAAGCACATGGCAGGAGAGCGCCAGGGAGCTTTTCACCCCGCCACATCAACGCGCCGTCGGATACGTGTTCCAGGATGCGCGGCTGTTTCCCCATCTTACGGCGCGGGACAACCTTATGTATGGCCACAAAAGGATTCCCGGGGACAGGCGCAAAATCGAGTTTGCGCAGGTGGCCGAATGGCTTGGGCTTGAGCCTTTGTTGGACAGGTGGCCGGAGAGCCTTTCCGGTGGACAGAAGCAGAGGGTGGCCATCGGAAGGGCGTTGCTCACCTCGCCGGAGCTTATGCTTTTCGACGAGCCGCTGGCCTCCCTTGACGCGGAGGGGAAGCGGGAGATTTTGGCCGGACTCGAGATTTTGCACACAAAACTTTCAATACCTGCGATGTACGTCACCCATTCTCTGGACGAGGCGCTGCGCCTTGCCGACCATATCGCGGTGGTCCAGGCGGGAAATACGATCGCCTCCGGCCCGGCCATTGAAATGGCCGCAAGGATAGACCTGCCACTTGGCAGGGGGGATGACGCCGGGGCGGTCATCGAGTCGGACAGGGTGGAGCATGACGGGAAATACGCCCTCACTTGGCTTTATTTCGACGGAGGTAAAATCGCCGTGCCGCTGATGAAAGCCGCCGCCGGCTCGCGCGCCCGCGCCCGGATACTGGCCAGGGACGTGGGGCTTGCGCTCCAGCGGCCGGAGCGGACAAGCCTTCTGAATATTCTTGAGGCTCGGGTGGAGCGGATCGCCACGCTGGACGAGGCCAGCGTGATGGTGAGGCTTATGGTGGGGGGGACGCCGCTGCTTTCGAAGATCACCCGCAAATCGGCGGAAACGCTGGAACTGCGTGAAGGGACTCCGGTCTATGCGATGGTCAAAAGTGTTTCTATGGCAAAGCAGGCGTGA